A stretch of Pseudolysobacter antarcticus DNA encodes these proteins:
- a CDS encoding NADH-quinone oxidoreductase subunit A → MLAEYLPILLFLIVAGGIGIALLVIGYLLGPKKPAADKLSPYECGFEAFEDARMKFDVRYYLIAILFIVFDLEIAFMMPWAVVFRDLGIVGLVEMGTFLGLLLIGFVYCWKKGALEWE, encoded by the coding sequence GTGCTTGCTGAATATTTACCGATCTTGCTATTCCTGATCGTCGCTGGCGGCATCGGTATCGCCCTGCTCGTGATCGGTTATCTGCTTGGCCCGAAAAAACCTGCGGCCGACAAACTCTCTCCCTACGAATGCGGCTTCGAAGCCTTCGAAGATGCGCGCATGAAATTCGATGTGCGTTATTACCTGATCGCGATTCTGTTCATCGTGTTCGATCTCGAAATCGCTTTCATGATGCCGTGGGCCGTGGTGTTCCGCGATCTCGGTATCGTCGGCCTGGTCGAAATGGGTACGTTCCTCGGTCTGCTGCTGATCGGCTTCGTCTATTGCTGGAAAAAAGGTGCGCTCGAATGGGAATGA
- the tpiA gene encoding triose-phosphate isomerase, with protein sequence MRKKLVAGNWKMHGSRVQAETLVRAIMAARGLSCDVAVFPPAPYLSDLIAITADSGLAIGAQDCSEHAQGAYTGEIAASMLADIGCRFVLVGHSERRQYHAESNTCVAAKFAQAQSAGLIPILCVGETLQQREAGQTEQIIAAQIDAVVESSGINAFAQAVIAYEPVWAIGTGLTASPSQAQSVHAFIRGKLLREDATISNSVRILYGGSVKPASAVELFAEPDVDGGLIGGAALVATDFLAICAAAQAHAS encoded by the coding sequence ATGCGCAAAAAGCTGGTCGCCGGAAACTGGAAAATGCACGGCTCGCGCGTGCAAGCCGAAACGCTGGTGCGGGCGATCATGGCGGCGCGTGGTTTGTCTTGCGATGTCGCGGTATTTCCGCCGGCGCCGTATCTGTCCGATCTGATCGCAATCACCGCTGACAGCGGACTTGCGATCGGCGCACAGGATTGCAGCGAACATGCGCAAGGCGCCTACACCGGCGAAATCGCAGCGAGCATGCTGGCCGATATCGGTTGTCGTTTTGTGTTGGTCGGACATTCCGAGCGCCGTCAATATCATGCCGAGAGCAATACCTGCGTGGCGGCAAAATTTGCCCAGGCGCAATCCGCAGGATTGATTCCGATTCTGTGTGTCGGCGAAACCTTGCAGCAGCGCGAAGCAGGGCAAACCGAGCAGATCATCGCGGCGCAAATCGATGCGGTAGTAGAATCCAGCGGGATCAACGCATTCGCCCAGGCGGTGATTGCGTATGAGCCGGTCTGGGCGATCGGAACCGGATTGACGGCGAGTCCGTCGCAAGCACAATCGGTACATGCTTTCATACGTGGCAAACTGCTGCGCGAGGATGCTACAATCTCCAACTCGGTGCGTATCCTGTACGGCGGCAGTGTCAAGCCGGCGAGCGCGGTCGAGCTGTTCGCCGAGCCGGATGTCGATGGTGGTCTGATCGGCGGCGCGGCTCTTGTCGCTACGGATTTTCTCGCGATCTGTGCTGCGGCACAGGCGCATGCAAGTTAA
- a CDS encoding SDR family NAD(P)-dependent oxidoreductase, giving the protein MNTPQKNTHWALVTGASAGIGSEFARELAARGVNLVLSARRLDRLNALADELKAKHAVAIECISADLADPAAARALVEEIHHRGIAIDVLINNAGYGVPGKLTAPAWQEHADFIQVLMTAPVELCYLLLPGMQQRSYGRIVNVASLAGHMPGSAGNTLYGAAKAFLIKFSQSLALENSSRGIHVCALCPGFTRSEFHDVSGARGVVSKMPDFMWMNADVVVRQGLDAVERGDVVYINGRVNRLLRFFGKHLPDRMALKMIQRQSKRFRVQDGK; this is encoded by the coding sequence ATGAACACACCACAAAAAAACACGCACTGGGCCTTGGTGACAGGCGCATCGGCTGGCATCGGCAGCGAATTCGCACGTGAACTGGCGGCGCGAGGCGTGAATCTGGTGTTGAGCGCGCGACGCCTGGATCGGCTCAATGCGCTGGCCGATGAGCTCAAGGCAAAACATGCCGTCGCGATCGAATGCATTTCCGCCGATCTCGCCGATCCGGCCGCAGCACGTGCACTGGTCGAGGAAATCCATCACCGCGGCATCGCCATCGATGTGCTCATCAACAACGCGGGCTACGGCGTGCCCGGCAAATTGACGGCGCCCGCATGGCAGGAACATGCCGATTTTATCCAGGTGCTGATGACAGCGCCGGTCGAGCTTTGTTACCTGCTGTTGCCGGGAATGCAGCAACGCAGTTACGGCCGTATCGTCAACGTCGCTTCGCTGGCCGGACATATGCCGGGCAGCGCAGGCAATACTTTGTATGGCGCAGCGAAGGCATTTCTGATCAAGTTTTCGCAATCGCTCGCGCTGGAAAATTCGAGCCGCGGTATTCACGTCTGCGCTTTATGTCCGGGCTTCACGCGATCGGAGTTTCACGACGTGAGCGGCGCGCGCGGCGTCGTTTCAAAGATGCCAGACTTCATGTGGATGAATGCCGATGTCGTTGTGCGCCAAGGCCTGGATGCGGTCGAGCGCGGCGATGTCGTTTACATCAATGGCCGCGTGAATCGCCTGCTTCGTTTCTTCGGCAAACACCTGCCGGATCGCATGGCGCTAAAGATGATTCAACGCCAGTCGAAACGCTTTCGCGTGCAGGATGGAAAATAG
- the glmM gene encoding phosphoglucosamine mutase, with protein sequence MTQKKYFGTDGIRGRVGQWPITAEFMLKLGRAIGVVLADKDTHATVLIGKDTRISGYMFESALEAGLVAAGADVQLLGPMPTPAVAYLTQSLRASAGIVISASHNPHYDNGVKFFSAKGEKLSDEIELAIERELDAPFATVESEHIGKAVRINDAAARYAEFCKTTVSTELTLRGLRIVLDCAHGATYQIAPKLLGELGAEIIPMGIQPDGLNINRDGGSTHLEPLQNAVREYRADLGIAFDGDGDRVLMIDADGQKVDGDALVYILACDWHARGELRGPVVGTAMSNYGLEQAITALGVPFLRTHVGDRHVMQQLREHDGILGGEASGHILCLTKSSTGDGLVSALQILEVMVRSGKSLAELCRGLQRIPQTTVNIPAAGGAALLADVEVQRVYGAVQHELAGRGRVVLRPSGTEPLVRVTVETEDEAEVERLVEQLVAAVKSAATRIETAAE encoded by the coding sequence ATGACTCAGAAAAAATATTTCGGCACCGATGGTATTCGCGGGCGCGTCGGCCAGTGGCCGATCACGGCCGAATTCATGCTCAAGCTTGGCCGCGCGATCGGCGTGGTGCTGGCGGACAAAGATACCCACGCGACCGTGCTGATCGGCAAGGACACACGCATTTCCGGCTACATGTTCGAGTCCGCGCTCGAAGCCGGCCTGGTTGCGGCGGGCGCCGACGTGCAGTTGCTAGGCCCGATGCCGACGCCGGCGGTGGCATATCTCACGCAAAGCCTGCGCGCGAGCGCTGGCATCGTCATCAGCGCATCGCACAATCCGCATTACGACAATGGCGTGAAGTTTTTTTCGGCGAAAGGCGAAAAACTTTCCGACGAAATCGAGCTTGCGATCGAACGCGAACTTGATGCGCCATTTGCCACGGTCGAATCCGAACATATCGGCAAGGCCGTGCGCATCAACGATGCCGCGGCGCGTTACGCGGAATTCTGCAAGACCACGGTGAGCACGGAATTGACCTTGCGCGGCCTGCGCATCGTGCTCGATTGCGCGCACGGCGCGACGTATCAGATCGCCCCGAAATTGCTCGGCGAGCTCGGCGCTGAAATCATTCCGATGGGCATCCAGCCGGACGGTCTCAACATCAATCGCGATGGCGGCTCTACCCATCTGGAGCCGCTACAAAATGCCGTGCGCGAATATCGTGCGGATCTTGGCATCGCGTTCGACGGCGACGGCGATCGCGTGCTCATGATCGATGCCGATGGGCAGAAAGTCGACGGCGATGCGCTGGTTTATATTCTTGCCTGCGACTGGCATGCGCGCGGTGAATTGCGCGGCCCGGTGGTCGGCACCGCGATGAGCAATTACGGATTGGAGCAGGCGATCACGGCGCTCGGCGTGCCGTTTCTGCGCACTCATGTCGGTGATCGCCACGTCATGCAGCAACTGCGCGAACACGATGGCATCCTCGGCGGCGAAGCCTCGGGACATATTTTGTGCCTGACCAAATCCAGCACTGGCGATGGTTTGGTTAGCGCGCTGCAGATCCTCGAAGTGATGGTACGTTCTGGAAAGTCACTCGCCGAATTGTGTCGCGGCCTGCAGCGGATTCCGCAGACCACAGTGAATATTCCGGCAGCCGGCGGCGCCGCGTTGCTCGCGGATGTAGAAGTGCAGCGTGTTTACGGCGCCGTGCAACATGAGCTGGCCGGTCGCGGTCGCGTGGTTTTGCGACCCTCCGGCACTGAACCGCTGGTGCGAGTTACCGTGGAGACCGAGGATGAAGCCGAGGTCGAGCGACTAGTCGAACAGCTGGTCGCCGCCGTAAAATCAGCCGCCACCCGAATCGAAACCGCCGCCGAGTAA
- a CDS encoding NuoB/complex I 20 kDa subunit family protein, with product MGMKQSISAVMHNPEPIGVVDDILRPGEGNPLLERGFATASLDSLINWARTGSMWPMTFGLACCAVEMMHAGAARLDLDRYGVVFRPSPRQSDVMIVAGTLVNKMAPALRKVYDQMPDPKWVISMGSCANGGGYYHYSYAVVRGCDRIVPVDIYVPGCPPTAEALIYGILQLQKKIRRTNTIAR from the coding sequence ATGGGAATGAAACAATCCATCAGCGCAGTGATGCACAACCCCGAGCCGATCGGTGTTGTCGACGACATCCTGCGCCCTGGCGAAGGAAATCCGCTGCTTGAGCGCGGTTTCGCCACCGCCAGTCTCGATTCGCTGATCAACTGGGCGCGTACTGGTTCGATGTGGCCGATGACGTTCGGCTTGGCCTGCTGCGCAGTCGAAATGATGCACGCCGGCGCGGCGCGTCTCGATCTGGATCGTTACGGCGTGGTATTCCGCCCGAGTCCGCGCCAGTCCGACGTGATGATTGTCGCCGGTACGCTCGTCAATAAAATGGCGCCGGCCTTGCGCAAGGTTTACGACCAGATGCCCGATCCGAAATGGGTGATCTCGATGGGTTCGTGCGCCAACGGCGGCGGCTATTACCACTATTCATACGCGGTGGTGCGTGGTTGTGATCGCATCGTACCGGTGGACATTTACGTGCCGGGCTGCCCGCCGACGGCCGAAGCGCTGATCTACGGCATCCTGCAATTGCAGAAAAAAATCCGCCGTACCAACACGATTGCACGCTAG
- the rlmE gene encoding 23S rRNA (uridine(2552)-2'-O)-methyltransferase RlmE → MQRSKSSQRWLKEHFDDPYVKRAQAEGWRSRAVFKLQELLERDRLLRPGMVVVDLGAAPGGWSQMVREQLKDAGRIIALDILPMQGIAGVEFIEGDFREDAVLHALEASLHGEKVDLVLSDMAPNMSGVEMTDQARSMHLAELAQEFAALNLKPGGTFLIKLFQGRGFDEFLRNLRTGYERVSIRKPKASRMRSNEVYALGVGKRA, encoded by the coding sequence ATGCAACGCAGCAAGAGCAGCCAGCGCTGGCTCAAGGAACATTTCGACGATCCCTACGTCAAACGCGCGCAGGCTGAAGGCTGGCGCTCGCGAGCGGTATTCAAACTGCAAGAATTGCTTGAGCGCGATCGCCTGCTCAGGCCCGGCATGGTCGTGGTCGATCTTGGTGCAGCGCCCGGCGGATGGTCGCAAATGGTGCGTGAACAGCTGAAGGATGCCGGACGCATTATCGCGCTGGACATCCTGCCGATGCAGGGTATCGCCGGGGTCGAGTTCATCGAGGGCGATTTTCGCGAAGACGCGGTTTTGCACGCGCTCGAGGCCAGCCTGCACGGCGAAAAGGTCGATCTTGTGCTATCCGATATGGCCCCCAATATGAGTGGTGTGGAGATGACGGATCAGGCACGCTCCATGCATCTGGCTGAGTTGGCGCAGGAATTCGCAGCGTTGAACCTCAAGCCCGGTGGCACGTTTCTGATTAAGCTGTTTCAAGGGCGTGGTTTTGACGAATTCTTACGGAACTTGCGTACAGGCTATGAGCGCGTCAGCATCCGTAAACCAAAAGCCTCGCGCATGCGTTCCAACGAGGTGTATGCGCTCGGCGTCGGCAAGCGTGCATAG
- a CDS encoding NADH-quinone oxidoreductase subunit C encodes MSDSSQNVTATDDVAPVVTPTWAQQLAVQLGAKVVSVVDHAGAVTAVVLPENWLAVAQQLRDDPTFRFEQLIDVCGVDYLSYGQVEWDTTKVSAEGFSRGVEGEGPGRFQWSDRPHPAQGNKRFAVVIHLLSITHNRRLRLRCFAADDALPVVPSLTGIWPIANWFEREAFDLFGIIFEGHPDLRRILTDYGFVGHPFRKDFPLTGNVEVRFDAEKGRVIYEPVSIEPRVGVPRTIRHDSRYEQGRVEQTAADAAKAATAAGK; translated from the coding sequence ATGAGCGATAGCAGTCAAAATGTTACTGCAACTGATGATGTCGCGCCGGTCGTCACGCCGACCTGGGCGCAACAACTGGCCGTGCAACTCGGTGCAAAAGTGGTTTCGGTCGTCGATCACGCCGGTGCTGTCACCGCTGTGGTGTTGCCGGAAAACTGGCTCGCCGTGGCGCAGCAATTACGTGACGATCCGACGTTTCGTTTTGAACAATTGATCGATGTCTGCGGTGTCGATTATCTGAGTTACGGTCAGGTCGAGTGGGATACCACCAAGGTTTCCGCTGAGGGTTTTTCGCGTGGTGTCGAAGGCGAAGGCCCAGGCCGCTTCCAGTGGAGCGATCGGCCGCATCCGGCGCAAGGCAACAAGCGTTTTGCGGTCGTCATCCATCTGCTTTCGATCACGCACAATCGTCGCCTGCGCTTGCGCTGTTTTGCCGCGGACGATGCGCTGCCGGTGGTGCCGTCGCTGACCGGCATCTGGCCAATCGCGAACTGGTTCGAGCGCGAGGCATTCGACCTGTTCGGCATCATTTTCGAAGGCCATCCCGATCTGCGCCGCATCCTCACCGACTACGGTTTTGTCGGCCATCCGTTCCGCAAAGATTTCCCGCTCACCGGCAATGTCGAAGTGCGCTTTGATGCCGAGAAAGGTCGCGTGATTTACGAACCTGTGTCGATTGAGCCGCGTGTCGGCGTGCCGCGCACGATCCGCCATGATTCGCGTTACGAGCAGGGCCGCGTTGAACAGACTGCAGCCGATGCGGCAAAAGCCGCGACGGCGGCGGGGAAATAA
- the folP gene encoding dihydropteroate synthase, translating into MLTFVPTLDCRGRSLALDRTRICGILNITPDSFSDGGAFSDTSSAIAHGLALVEQGADLLDIGGESTRPGAVAISADEEIARVVPVIEALAAQTQVPISIDTSKPEVMRAAVVAGAGLINDVYALRRPGALDAAAELGAAVCLMHMQGEPQTMQESPQYDDVVGEVHRFLAERLFACQLAGIDKKKLLVDVGFGFGKTLEHNLTLLRQLEKFKTLYVPLLVGLSRKSMIASLTGRSSAERVFGSVAAALIAAQRGAAIVRVHDVAATRDALAIWQAVDSGAAAAVKSKPAATSRLWDDD; encoded by the coding sequence ATGCTGACATTTGTTCCCACTCTCGATTGCCGCGGTCGCAGCCTCGCGCTGGATCGTACGCGCATCTGCGGCATCCTCAACATCACACCGGATTCGTTCTCGGACGGTGGCGCATTTTCGGATACCAGCAGCGCGATTGCGCACGGTCTGGCGCTGGTCGAGCAGGGCGCGGATCTGCTCGACATCGGCGGTGAATCGACGCGGCCGGGCGCAGTAGCGATAAGTGCTGATGAAGAAATCGCACGTGTCGTACCCGTGATCGAAGCGCTGGCCGCGCAGACTCAAGTGCCGATCTCCATCGATACCAGCAAACCCGAAGTGATGCGCGCGGCCGTCGTAGCGGGCGCTGGTTTGATCAATGATGTTTATGCCTTGCGTCGTCCCGGTGCACTAGATGCCGCCGCTGAACTCGGCGCCGCCGTGTGCCTCATGCATATGCAGGGCGAGCCGCAGACGATGCAGGAAAGTCCACAATACGACGATGTGGTCGGCGAAGTGCATCGATTTCTCGCCGAACGTTTGTTTGCCTGCCAGCTCGCCGGGATCGACAAGAAAAAACTGCTGGTCGATGTCGGTTTTGGTTTCGGCAAAACGCTCGAACACAATCTCACCTTGCTGCGCCAACTCGAAAAATTCAAGACTCTCTATGTGCCTTTATTGGTCGGGCTTTCGCGTAAATCGATGATCGCGAGCTTGACCGGTCGTTCGTCCGCCGAGCGTGTATTCGGCTCGGTCGCCGCAGCCTTGATCGCAGCGCAGCGTGGCGCCGCGATTGTGCGCGTGCACGATGTCGCCGCGACGCGCGATGCGCTGGCGATCTGGCAGGCGGTCGATTCCGGCGCCGCTGCGGCAGTGAAATCGAAACCCGCGGCAACATCGCGGCTGTGGGATGACGATTAG
- a CDS encoding Mth938-like domain-containing protein, producing MQLSLNRPEEYLFIRNCRADAITVVDRELHASFILSAERAIEDWPVRTVGELDEKNIAAILELKPEVVLLGTGARIVFPSQAILAQFLQRGIGIEVMDNAAASRTFNVLVSEGRRAVAAFFL from the coding sequence ATGCAACTTTCGCTGAATCGCCCCGAAGAATATCTGTTCATTCGCAATTGTCGTGCGGATGCGATTACCGTGGTCGATCGCGAACTCCACGCGAGTTTTATTCTCAGCGCGGAACGCGCGATCGAGGATTGGCCGGTGCGCACGGTTGGCGAACTCGATGAAAAAAATATCGCCGCGATTCTCGAACTGAAACCTGAGGTCGTGCTGCTCGGCACCGGTGCGCGCATCGTGTTTCCGAGCCAGGCGATCCTCGCGCAATTCCTGCAGCGCGGCATCGGCATCGAGGTGATGGACAACGCCGCCGCCAGCCGCACGTTCAATGTGCTGGTCAGCGAAGGTCGGCGCGCGGTTGCGGCGTTTTTCCTATAA
- the yhbY gene encoding ribosome assembly RNA-binding protein YhbY: protein MSVTQSARKGISNTQRRYLRGLAHQLKPVIMVGNKGITESLLKEFDSALARHELVKVKLSSEDRDERKSQIAAMADSGQAEVVQSVGRVALYFRRNSEEPVLALPN from the coding sequence ATGAGCGTCACTCAATCTGCCCGCAAGGGAATCAGCAATACCCAGCGCCGCTACTTGCGCGGCCTGGCACACCAGCTCAAGCCGGTCATCATGGTCGGCAACAAAGGCATCACCGAATCGCTGCTGAAAGAGTTCGACAGCGCGCTCGCACGCCACGAACTGGTCAAGGTAAAACTGTCGAGCGAAGATCGCGACGAACGCAAGAGCCAGATCGCGGCGATGGCCGATTCGGGTCAGGCCGAAGTTGTGCAAAGCGTGGGTCGCGTTGCCTTGTATTTCCGCCGCAATAGCGAAGAACCCGTGCTCGCGTTGCCGAACTGA
- the secG gene encoding preprotein translocase subunit SecG, with product MLLITFNVIYVLIALAMIVLVLLQRGSGAQAGSGFGSGASGTVFGARGAATFLTRSTAVLAGLFFVLSLGMGIYLSRGTGVSAPVDDLGVMSGTDVPAKPPAAVTPPVTGDVPKAPATDAAATPAPAGDKPAAPPATPAAPAAKKVDAKDHKPDESKNKQG from the coding sequence ATGCTCTTAATCACTTTTAATGTCATTTACGTCCTGATCGCACTTGCGATGATCGTGCTGGTACTTCTGCAGCGCGGCTCCGGTGCACAGGCAGGGTCCGGCTTCGGCTCGGGCGCTTCGGGAACCGTGTTCGGTGCGCGGGGAGCGGCAACGTTCCTCACTCGCAGCACCGCGGTACTCGCAGGTTTGTTTTTCGTGCTCAGTCTGGGCATGGGTATCTATCTCAGTCGTGGTACGGGTGTTTCTGCACCGGTCGACGATCTGGGTGTGATGAGTGGTACCGATGTGCCGGCAAAGCCGCCTGCTGCAGTTACGCCACCAGTCACTGGTGATGTACCGAAAGCACCCGCGACCGATGCCGCTGCAACGCCCGCTCCCGCAGGCGACAAGCCTGCTGCGCCGCCTGCAACTCCTGCCGCACCAGCCGCCAAAAAGGTTGATGCCAAGGATCACAAGCCGGACGAGTCGAAAAACAAGCAAGGTTGA
- a CDS encoding isopenicillin N synthase family dioxygenase: MQKHVPTLDIRRYETDRDGFVAELGAAYREYGFCGINGHGISPALIDDAYRVFQQFFALPLEAKQRYQIKGSGGARGYTAVGVETAKDSKYPDLKEFWHIGREIPRDSKYADVMPPNIWPSEIADFQRYGYGLFDALDRLGSRVLHALALHIDLPENYFDDKTNNGNSILRPIHYPPITQLDIPNVRAGAHEDINFITLLVGASAAGLEVLTREGDWLPITTTGDAIVVNIGDMLQRLSNHVYPSTTHRVTNPQGPDARKPRYSVPYFLHPNPDFLIETLPQCVTAENPNRYPEPILSHDYLMQRLREIKLI, from the coding sequence ATGCAAAAACATGTGCCCACGCTGGATATCCGCCGTTACGAAACTGATCGCGATGGATTTGTCGCCGAGCTCGGCGCCGCGTATCGCGAATACGGTTTTTGCGGCATCAATGGCCACGGCATCTCGCCGGCGCTGATCGATGATGCGTATCGTGTGTTCCAGCAATTTTTTGCATTGCCGCTGGAGGCCAAGCAGCGTTACCAGATCAAAGGCAGCGGCGGCGCGCGTGGCTACACCGCTGTCGGTGTGGAGACCGCGAAGGATAGCAAGTATCCCGACCTCAAAGAGTTCTGGCATATTGGGCGCGAGATTCCACGGGATTCGAAGTACGCCGACGTGATGCCGCCGAATATCTGGCCGAGCGAAATCGCGGATTTCCAGCGTTACGGTTACGGATTGTTTGACGCGCTCGACCGGCTCGGTTCGCGCGTGTTGCACGCGCTCGCGCTGCACATCGATTTGCCGGAAAACTATTTCGACGACAAGACCAACAACGGCAATTCGATTCTGCGTCCGATTCATTATCCGCCGATCACGCAGCTGGATATTCCGAACGTGCGCGCCGGTGCGCATGAAGATATCAACTTCATCACCTTGCTCGTTGGCGCCAGCGCGGCCGGCCTGGAAGTGCTCACGCGCGAAGGCGATTGGTTGCCGATCACCACGACGGGAGACGCGATCGTGGTGAATATCGGCGACATGCTGCAGCGCCTGAGCAACCACGTTTACCCGTCGACCACACATCGTGTGACCAATCCGCAAGGGCCCGATGCACGCAAGCCGCGTTATTCGGTGCCGTATTTCCTGCATCCGAATCCGGATTTTCTGATCGAAACCTTGCCACAGTGCGTGACTGCGGAAAATCCGAATCGATATCCCGAGCCGATTCTGTCGCACGATTATCTGATGCAACGATTGCGTGAGATCAAGTTGATTTAA
- the ftsH gene encoding ATP-dependent zinc metalloprotease FtsH, which produces MNDMVKNLLLWGVVALVLLTVFQSFNPKGAGPQDMSYSDFLGQVDNNNVAKVMIHNDHSTIEGTLRSGAPLKVNAPFDEKLVDRLLSHKVEIKQEASDSGFSLWRELLSWVPFIVIFGVLFYFMRQMQSGGGGRGAMSFGRSRARLQGEDQVKITFADVAGVDEAKEEVKELVEFLRDPGKFQKLGGRIPRGVLMVGSPGTGKTLLAKAIAGEAKVPFFIISGSDFVEMFVGVGASRVRDMFEQAKKQAPCIIFIDEIDAVGRHRGAGLGGGHDEREQTLNQLLVEMDGFEGNEGVIVIAATNRPDVLDPALLRPGRFDRQVVVPLPDVRGREQILKVHMRKVPMSTNVEPAVIARGTPGFSGADLANLVNEAALFAARENAREVNQGHFDRAKDKIMMGSERRSMLMSDDEKKLTAYHEAGHAIVGRIVPDHDPVYKVTIIPRGRALGVTMYLPEGDRYSHSKQFLESRLASLYGGRVAEELIFGQDKVTTGASNDIQRATALARDMVTKYGLSEELGPMTYSDEDEEVFLGRSVTQHKHVSEETARKIDVVVRSVIDTAYHRARDILTTHTEQLHMMADALLLYETIDALQIDSIMQGKKPGPPRDWNDNNTQGPGPGAPVSDFGKNAGPIGGPAAQT; this is translated from the coding sequence ATGAACGATATGGTCAAGAATTTGTTGCTCTGGGGCGTAGTCGCCCTTGTGCTGCTCACGGTGTTCCAGAGTTTCAACCCGAAGGGTGCGGGTCCTCAGGACATGTCCTACTCCGATTTTCTCGGGCAGGTCGACAATAACAACGTCGCAAAGGTGATGATCCATAACGATCACTCGACGATCGAGGGTACGCTGCGCAGTGGCGCGCCGCTCAAGGTCAATGCGCCGTTCGACGAAAAATTGGTCGATCGCCTGTTGTCGCACAAAGTCGAAATCAAGCAGGAAGCCTCGGATAGCGGTTTCTCGCTGTGGCGCGAGCTGCTGAGCTGGGTGCCGTTCATCGTGATCTTCGGCGTGCTGTTTTATTTCATGCGCCAGATGCAGTCCGGCGGCGGTGGCCGCGGCGCGATGTCGTTTGGTCGTTCACGCGCGCGCTTGCAGGGCGAGGATCAGGTCAAGATCACGTTTGCGGATGTCGCTGGCGTCGACGAAGCCAAGGAAGAAGTGAAGGAACTGGTCGAGTTCCTGCGCGATCCCGGTAAATTCCAGAAGCTTGGCGGGCGCATTCCGCGCGGCGTGCTGATGGTTGGTTCGCCGGGTACCGGCAAAACCCTGCTCGCGAAGGCGATTGCCGGCGAAGCGAAAGTGCCGTTCTTTATCATTTCCGGTTCGGATTTTGTCGAGATGTTCGTCGGCGTCGGCGCAAGCCGCGTGCGCGACATGTTCGAGCAGGCGAAGAAACAAGCGCCGTGCATTATCTTCATCGACGAAATCGATGCCGTAGGTCGCCATCGTGGTGCCGGTCTTGGTGGCGGGCATGACGAGCGCGAGCAGACCTTGAATCAGTTGCTGGTCGAGATGGATGGTTTCGAAGGCAACGAAGGCGTGATCGTGATCGCCGCAACCAACCGTCCCGATGTGCTCGATCCGGCGCTGTTGCGTCCGGGCCGTTTCGACCGCCAGGTGGTTGTGCCGCTGCCGGACGTGCGCGGTCGCGAGCAGATCCTGAAAGTGCATATGCGCAAGGTACCGATGTCGACCAATGTCGAGCCGGCCGTGATCGCGCGTGGCACCCCGGGATTCTCAGGTGCCGATCTCGCCAACCTCGTCAACGAAGCGGCGCTGTTCGCTGCACGCGAGAATGCGCGTGAGGTCAATCAGGGCCATTTCGATCGCGCCAAAGACAAGATCATGATGGGCTCGGAACGCCGCTCGATGCTCATGAGCGACGACGAGAAAAAACTCACCGCGTATCACGAAGCGGGCCACGCCATCGTCGGGCGCATCGTGCCGGATCACGATCCGGTCTACAAAGTCACGATCATTCCACGCGGCCGCGCGCTCGGCGTAACCATGTATTTGCCGGAAGGCGATCGTTACAGCCACAGCAAGCAGTTTCTCGAAAGCCGCCTCGCCAGTCTGTACGGCGGGCGTGTTGCCGAGGAGCTGATTTTCGGTCAGGACAAGGTCACCACTGGCGCCTCGAATGACATCCAGCGTGCGACCGCGCTGGCACGCGACATGGTCACCAAATACGGCCTATCGGAAGAACTCGGACCGATGACCTACAGCGACGAGGACGAAGAAGTTTTCCTCGGCCGTTCGGTCACGCAACACAAACACGTGTCCGAAGAAACCGCGCGCAAGATTGATGTCGTCGTGCGCAGCGTGATCGATACCGCCTACCACCGCGCGCGCGATATTCTGACTACGCACACCGAACAATTGCACATGATGGCGGATGCACTCTTGTTGTATGAAACCATCGATGCGCTGCAGATCGACAGCATCATGCAGGGCAAAAAACCCGGTCCGCCACGCGACTGGAACGACAACAATACACAGGGCCCTGGTCCAGGTGCGCCGGTATCGGACTTCGGCAAGAATGCCGGGCCGATCGGTGGACCCGCTGCGCAAACCTGA